In Patescibacteria group bacterium, a single window of DNA contains:
- a CDS encoding UTP--glucose-1-phosphate uridylyltransferase: MAKDTSRINKAVIAAAGYGTRFLPATKNQPKEMLPIVDKPIIQYLVEDAVEAGIENIIIVTRLGHSALEDHFDSNTELKRVLEAAGKEKYLKEVKKIPMMANYVYVRQKDNLPYGNASPLLAAKHLIDDDESFIFMFGDDLVLSKVSACAQLIKMWEKDPQSNFLAVQEIPRKETNRYGIVKLKEGSENEIESIIEKPSPENAPSTLAQYGRFIFNYNIFNYLNPKGTGKGGELWLADAIADLAKTERVKIANLDGQWLTTGDPLRYLKTTILYALEREELSQPLRKFLKNILS, translated from the coding sequence ATGGCTAAAGACACTTCCCGCATAAACAAAGCTGTTATTGCTGCTGCTGGATATGGTACTCGTTTTCTTCCCGCAACCAAGAATCAACCCAAAGAGATGCTCCCTATTGTAGATAAACCAATTATTCAATACTTGGTTGAAGATGCCGTCGAGGCTGGTATTGAAAATATTATTATTGTAACCCGGCTTGGACACTCTGCCCTCGAAGACCATTTCGATTCCAATACAGAACTAAAACGAGTACTGGAAGCAGCTGGTAAAGAAAAATACCTAAAAGAAGTCAAGAAAATCCCAATGATGGCTAATTATGTTTATGTTCGCCAAAAAGATAATCTCCCTTATGGTAATGCTAGCCCGCTTCTTGCTGCTAAACATTTAATTGACGATGACGAATCCTTTATTTTTATGTTCGGCGACGATCTAGTTCTCTCAAAAGTCTCCGCCTGCGCCCAGCTAATTAAAATGTGGGAAAAAGATCCTCAATCCAATTTCTTAGCAGTTCAGGAAATTCCAAGGAAAGAAACTAATCGATACGGCATTGTAAAATTAAAAGAAGGATCGGAAAATGAGATAGAGAGTATTATAGAAAAACCCTCTCCGGAAAATGCGCCCTCAACTCTCGCCCAATACGGCAGATTCATATTCAACTACAACATTTTCAATTACTTAAACCCCAAAGGAACTGGGAAGGGAGGCGAGCTTTGGCTTGCAGATGCAATTGCGGACCTAGCAAAAACAGAAAGGGTCAAAATTGCAAATCTGGATGGACAGTGGTTAACAACCGGAGATCCATTACGTTACTTAAAAACCACAATCCTCTATGCTCTAGAACGGGAAGAGTTGTCCCAACCTCTACGCAAATTTCTAAAAAATATTCTTAGCTAA
- the amrS gene encoding AmmeMemoRadiSam system radical SAM enzyme produces the protein MEMKEAMLYKKLKGNKVQCELCAHQCLISPGNKGICAVRENKGGVLYTKAYNKVIATNTDPIEKKPLFHFYPGTQAYSIATAGCNFRCKFCQNWRISQLSKHWEGEFPGKNLPPELIVENAKGSGAVSIAYTYTEPTIFFEYAYDTAKLAQKEGLKNVFVTNGYQSPETIEKMTGLIDAANIDLKSFRDSYYQEVCGARLQPVLDSIQLMHKKDIWIELTTLVVPGQNDSEKELTEIAEFISSIGENIPWHISRFHPAAKMGNSQPTPIETLERAAEIGKEAGLNFVYLGNIPNHNLENTYCPNCGKLVISRRGYSAQNYLKDNKCPNCTTKLPGIFM, from the coding sequence ATGGAAATGAAAGAAGCAATGCTGTATAAAAAATTAAAAGGCAACAAAGTACAGTGTGAGCTGTGTGCACACCAGTGCTTAATCTCACCCGGAAACAAGGGTATTTGTGCAGTAAGAGAAAACAAGGGGGGTGTGTTATACACAAAAGCATACAACAAAGTAATTGCTACAAACACAGATCCCATCGAAAAGAAACCTCTATTTCACTTTTATCCCGGTACCCAAGCTTACTCCATAGCCACTGCCGGGTGCAATTTTCGCTGTAAGTTTTGCCAAAATTGGCGCATTTCACAGCTTTCAAAACATTGGGAGGGGGAGTTCCCAGGAAAGAACTTGCCACCAGAGTTAATTGTGGAGAACGCTAAAGGCTCAGGCGCAGTTTCTATTGCCTATACCTACACAGAACCAACCATTTTTTTTGAATATGCTTACGACACCGCTAAGCTTGCCCAAAAAGAAGGGCTTAAAAATGTGTTTGTCACTAACGGTTATCAAAGCCCAGAAACAATTGAAAAAATGACTGGTCTAATTGATGCTGCTAACATTGACTTAAAATCATTTAGAGACAGCTACTACCAAGAAGTTTGCGGTGCGCGGCTACAACCCGTACTAGACTCTATCCAACTCATGCACAAAAAAGATATTTGGATTGAATTAACAACACTAGTTGTCCCCGGACAAAACGATTCGGAAAAAGAATTAACAGAAATTGCTGAGTTCATTTCCAGTATAGGCGAAAACATCCCCTGGCATATCTCCAGATTCCATCCCGCAGCCAAAATGGGTAACTCACAACCTACACCAATTGAAACGCTAGAACGAGCTGCAGAAATTGGAAAGGAAGCGGGGCTTAACTTTGTTTATCTTGGCAACATTCCTAACCACAACTTGGAAAATACCTATTGCCCCAATTGCGGGAAGCTTGTAATCTCCCGGCGTGGCTACAGCGCACAAAACTACCTCAAAGACAATAAATGCCCAAACTGCACTACTAAACTTCCAGGAATTTTTATGTAA
- a CDS encoding DUF362 domain-containing protein yields the protein MSVVYWCKTTYYKNFVRKVVDIFADDLLTAGRILLKPNLVSAEAYPTTTHPRLLEIVLEELKNLKISEVVVADGPAFNAPEIETIFSSSAIRDVCVRFGVPLVNLYETKSESVTSPRDFTFSLFEYPLQFDYVISLPVLKEHTHTKLTGALKNQFGYLARFERLKVHSPLKSLPKVIAEVNAYAKTDLFVVDAMETLVDAQEIRHGGIKRNLGYMLAGKDPVALDSFGLNLLKRVDAKLENLGPANIEHIKLAEKYGVGNLEYESEELCS from the coding sequence ATGTCAGTTGTCTATTGGTGCAAAACTACTTACTATAAAAATTTTGTTAGAAAAGTTGTTGATATATTTGCTGATGACTTGTTAACTGCAGGAAGAATTTTGTTGAAACCCAACTTAGTTTCCGCTGAGGCTTATCCCACTACAACACATCCGCGCCTTTTAGAAATAGTTCTAGAAGAATTAAAAAATTTAAAAATTTCAGAAGTAGTGGTTGCAGACGGACCTGCATTCAATGCTCCGGAAATTGAAACAATTTTTAGTAGTTCAGCAATTAGAGATGTTTGTGTTAGGTTTGGTGTTCCTTTGGTAAATCTTTATGAAACCAAAAGCGAATCGGTAACCTCTCCGCGGGATTTTACATTTTCTCTTTTTGAATATCCCTTGCAGTTTGATTATGTAATCTCGCTTCCTGTTTTGAAAGAGCATACACATACCAAATTAACCGGTGCTCTTAAAAATCAGTTTGGTTATCTTGCCCGTTTTGAACGGCTTAAAGTTCATTCTCCATTAAAATCTTTGCCTAAGGTTATTGCTGAGGTAAATGCTTACGCCAAGACAGATTTGTTTGTTGTAGATGCGATGGAAACTCTTGTGGATGCTCAGGAGATTCGCCACGGTGGAATTAAGCGCAATTTAGGATACATGTTAGCAGGTAAAGATCCTGTTGCGCTGGACTCTTTTGGACTGAATTTGTTGAAAAGAGTTGATGCAAAATTGGAAAATTTAGGGCCAGCTAATATTGAACATATAAAATTGGCAGAGAAATATGGTGTGGGTAATCTAGAATATGAAAGTGAAGAGCTTTGTAGTTAG
- a CDS encoding trigger factor produces the protein MNIEKENLEDGKVKLTITVEAEQVKKAFQTALKQLGKDLEIEGFRKGKAPLKKVRQHVDQGKLNGKVINLLVPQAYMNAIKQEELKPATNPKIEIKKFAEGNELVFEALICEMPKVDLGNWKEVVKKLASAPKIETAATLTEAESKADQEDTGKKEELSAQDILNAIRKKTKIKIPNMIIENEVTRMLSQLYDQLDSLGLSPEEYLDNRGKTKEELKDEYQKLATKTLENEFILNEIIKELGIQAEEKEIQEAIDSIPDEKAKGEMDTPANRAYIKSVLKKNKAIEKLLEIARVKS, from the coding sequence ATGAATATTGAAAAAGAAAATTTAGAAGATGGTAAGGTCAAACTTACTATTACTGTAGAAGCAGAACAAGTCAAAAAAGCTTTCCAAACAGCTTTAAAACAACTGGGGAAAGATCTTGAAATTGAAGGATTTAGAAAGGGGAAGGCGCCTTTAAAAAAAGTGCGTCAGCACGTAGACCAAGGAAAACTAAACGGAAAAGTCATTAATCTGCTTGTTCCCCAAGCATATATGAATGCTATTAAACAAGAGGAACTTAAACCAGCAACAAATCCTAAAATTGAAATAAAAAAGTTTGCAGAAGGAAACGAATTAGTCTTTGAAGCACTTATCTGTGAAATGCCTAAAGTAGATCTTGGAAATTGGAAAGAAGTAGTAAAAAAACTAGCAAGTGCACCAAAGATTGAAACTGCAGCAACCTTAACCGAAGCTGAGTCTAAGGCAGACCAAGAAGATACTGGTAAAAAAGAAGAATTATCTGCCCAAGATATCCTTAATGCAATCCGGAAGAAAACAAAAATCAAGATCCCCAACATGATAATTGAAAACGAGGTAACCCGAATGCTAAGCCAGCTGTACGACCAGCTAGATTCGCTTGGTCTTTCACCAGAAGAGTACCTTGACAACAGGGGAAAGACAAAGGAAGAGCTTAAAGATGAATACCAAAAACTAGCAACAAAGACTTTAGAAAACGAATTTATTCTAAATGAAATTATTAAAGAACTTGGTATTCAAGCAGAAGAAAAAGAAATTCAGGAAGCAATTGACTCCATACCAGATGAAAAGGCAAAAGGAGAAATGGATACGCCTGCAAACAGAGCTTATATCAAATCTGTTCTAAAAAAGAACAAGGCAATTGAAAAGCTCCTTGAAATTGCCAGGGTCAAGAGCTAA
- a CDS encoding ATP-dependent Clp protease proteolytic subunit, protein MYLPMVVEKSGGSERAYDIYSRLLKERIVFVAGPINTANANTIIAQLLYLQSVDPKKDIKMYINSPGGSAYAGMAIYDTMRTLKPDVQTIAVGTAASAATLLLAAGTEGKRFSLPHSIIHIHQPLGEARGQATDIQIDAKEILRLKELYAKKIAEHTGKSEDKINEDFDRDFYMTAKEAKDYGIIDKVL, encoded by the coding sequence ATGTATTTACCAATGGTTGTTGAAAAATCAGGAGGAAGCGAAAGAGCCTACGACATCTACTCGCGCCTTCTTAAAGAACGGATCGTATTTGTAGCTGGTCCTATAAATACAGCCAATGCCAATACAATTATTGCCCAGCTTTTATATCTTCAAAGTGTTGATCCAAAAAAGGATATAAAAATGTATATTAATTCGCCGGGAGGCTCTGCCTATGCAGGAATGGCAATTTACGACACCATGAGAACTTTAAAACCTGATGTCCAGACTATTGCAGTAGGAACAGCAGCATCAGCAGCAACCTTGCTTCTCGCTGCAGGAACAGAAGGAAAAAGGTTCTCTCTTCCACACTCCATTATTCATATCCACCAACCCTTGGGTGAAGCTAGGGGACAGGCTACCGACATCCAAATTGATGCCAAAGAAATTCTGCGACTAAAAGAGCTTTACGCAAAAAAAATAGCAGAACACACAGGAAAATCAGAAGATAAAATTAACGAGGATTTCGATCGTGACTTCTACATGACAGCAAAAGAAGCTAAGGATTATGGTATTATAGATAAAGTACTTTAG
- a CDS encoding sugar phosphate nucleotidyltransferase: protein MKVSIFCGGAGKRFWPLSRRKSPKQLQQIFDGKSTLQFAYQRIQPFVQPEDILISTSFSFFDEIKDQLSDLPEENLIGEPAFRDLGPAVALNAAIISQSAGEDEPFAIVWSDHIVEKKELFREMLKRVEKELRKKSVEIVFFLVVFLGLQMRIWVG from the coding sequence ATGAAGGTTTCTATTTTTTGTGGCGGTGCGGGTAAGAGATTTTGGCCGCTTTCTCGCCGTAAAAGTCCCAAGCAGCTGCAACAGATTTTTGATGGCAAATCTACTTTGCAATTTGCCTACCAACGTATTCAACCTTTTGTTCAGCCTGAAGATATTCTCATTTCTACCTCCTTTTCTTTTTTCGACGAAATTAAAGATCAGCTCTCGGATTTACCGGAGGAAAATCTAATTGGTGAACCTGCTTTCCGTGATTTGGGTCCGGCGGTGGCTCTTAATGCTGCTATTATTTCACAGAGTGCTGGGGAAGATGAGCCTTTTGCAATTGTTTGGAGTGACCATATTGTTGAGAAAAAAGAGCTTTTTCGGGAAATGTTAAAAAGGGTAGAAAAGGAATTACGGAAAAAGAGTGTAGAGATTGTTTTTTTTTTGGTTGTGTTCCTCGGTTTGCAAATGAGAATTTGGGTTGGATGA
- a CDS encoding sugar phosphate nucleotidyltransferase: MTLDGSIADEGVTVSGLKGFKYRPPADQAQEFFESGRHAWNLGYFVSTPRFILGEFKKHTPGIYEKVKKITRKWGQDEYRDTLEEIYPTMEKISFDNAVLENLDFGKTQALVADLGWSDIGTLYAYKEHYAGTEKNFLKGDVIDKGSKDILVCNATKDQFIATAGLEGVVVVATDDAIMVCGRDEVRRIKEIVNDLEEQGREKLI, from the coding sequence ATGACTCTTGATGGGTCAATTGCCGACGAGGGGGTGACAGTTTCTGGGTTGAAGGGGTTTAAGTACAGACCACCCGCGGACCAAGCGCAGGAATTTTTTGAAAGCGGTAGGCACGCCTGGAATTTGGGGTATTTTGTTTCTACCCCTCGGTTTATTTTGGGTGAGTTTAAAAAACACACACCGGGAATTTATGAGAAGGTTAAGAAGATAACAAGAAAGTGGGGACAGGATGAGTATAGGGATACGTTGGAAGAAATTTACCCCACCATGGAAAAAATAAGTTTTGATAATGCTGTTTTGGAAAATTTGGATTTTGGTAAGACGCAGGCTTTAGTAGCGGATCTTGGTTGGTCAGATATTGGCACACTCTATGCGTATAAGGAACACTATGCAGGTACAGAGAAGAATTTTCTAAAGGGCGATGTAATTGATAAAGGCTCCAAGGATATTTTGGTTTGTAACGCAACAAAAGATCAATTTATAGCTACTGCTGGTTTGGAAGGTGTGGTTGTGGTGGCAACTGACGACGCAATTATGGTTTGCGGGCGGGACGAAGTGCGTAGGATTAAAGAGATTGTTAATGATTTGGAGGAGCAGGGACGGGAAAAGCTTATTTAG
- a CDS encoding MBL fold metallo-hydrolase: MILEKFTTGTLLTNCYLFGNVNFHELVVIDAEIGLWEKLGSFLDKENLPKQAVKAVVATHAHFDHVRGVEKIRKETGARFVVYKSAKHKLEEKFDLRANRIVADGDRIHIGDYILKVIYTPGHSPESICLYEQDQGLLFSGDLLFRNGVGRTDLPGGDASKLKDSLEKISTLPYSTRVFPGHSSDFVLGDFPFDFHI; encoded by the coding sequence ATGATTTTAGAGAAATTTACAACTGGAACTTTGTTAACAAATTGTTATTTGTTTGGTAATGTTAATTTCCATGAGTTGGTGGTAATTGATGCTGAGATAGGGCTTTGGGAAAAACTAGGGTCATTTCTGGATAAGGAAAATCTGCCAAAGCAGGCAGTAAAGGCGGTTGTTGCAACTCATGCTCATTTTGATCATGTTCGCGGAGTGGAAAAAATTAGAAAAGAGACAGGTGCGCGGTTTGTAGTGTATAAAAGTGCAAAGCATAAGCTAGAAGAGAAATTTGATTTGAGGGCAAACCGCATTGTAGCTGATGGAGATAGGATTCATATTGGTGATTATATTTTAAAAGTGATCTATACTCCTGGTCATTCTCCGGAAAGCATTTGTTTATATGAACAAGATCAAGGGTTGCTTTTTTCCGGCGATTTGCTTTTTAGAAATGGAGTTGGTAGGACAGACCTTCCGGGGGGCGATGCAAGTAAACTTAAAGATTCTCTGGAAAAGATAAGCACGCTCCCCTACTCTACTCGTGTTTTTCCTGGGCACAGCAGCGATTTTGTGCTTGGTGATTTTCCCTTTGATTTCCACATCTAG
- a CDS encoding rhomboid family intramembrane serine protease, with protein sequence MIPIRDNNPSATTPYITRALIVVNVLVFIYTLLLPYSELQALFSLYALIPSRISAGENLYSVFTAMFLHAGVGHVFGNMLFLWIFGNNVEDTLGHFKFLLFYFVCGLLGFLLQYFIDPYTSIPMLGASGAIAGVLGSYLVLYPYARIEILIPFYFTFSRGTVPARFMLVYWILFQFLHGLGSLGVSGGGVAYFAHIGGFATGWALTKIFGWEPKNKHWGW encoded by the coding sequence ATGATTCCTATCCGGGACAACAACCCTTCAGCAACAACTCCTTATATTACGCGTGCGCTAATAGTAGTAAATGTGTTGGTTTTTATTTATACTTTGCTACTTCCCTACTCTGAGCTGCAAGCGCTTTTTAGTTTGTATGCGCTTATACCTTCCAGGATTTCTGCGGGAGAGAACTTGTATTCTGTATTTACTGCTATGTTTTTGCATGCTGGAGTAGGACATGTTTTTGGCAATATGCTTTTTCTTTGGATTTTTGGTAATAATGTTGAGGATACTTTGGGGCATTTTAAGTTTTTGCTATTTTACTTTGTTTGTGGATTACTGGGTTTTCTTCTTCAATACTTTATAGATCCGTATACTTCTATTCCTATGTTGGGCGCATCGGGGGCAATTGCCGGCGTTCTCGGTTCTTATTTGGTCCTGTATCCTTACGCTCGAATTGAGATTCTTATTCCTTTTTATTTTACTTTCAGTCGTGGTACAGTTCCTGCCCGTTTTATGTTGGTGTATTGGATACTTTTTCAATTTTTACACGGTTTGGGTAGTTTGGGTGTGTCCGGAGGCGGTGTAGCCTATTTTGCACATATTGGTGGGTTTGCTACTGGTTGGGCACTTACTAAGATTTTTGGATGGGAGCCGAAGAATAAGCATTGGGGGTGGTAA
- a CDS encoding DUF4349 domain-containing protein, protein MKSRIIKYSLVALAILVVLFLIVLLIGLKTEEKTSPAQPPTTESTLDSRLETASTPQAEEAIGSQSYQSTETPNKSENGSISDRLIIKTGDLSLLVKDTAEAVEKVKELTQEKDGFVLSARTYFTDEKEQHLKGMIKIKVPSSVFEESIRELKELAIKVTSEQIQGEDITEEYTDLESRLRNLEAAEEQLLELMGRSGDVSDVLEVQRELTQIRQQIETIKGRMEYLEESAEMSTITVHIATQESELPIVEEAWKPIQVAKNALRSTVTFWQNVGSAFIWLLVFGAPLAALAGIGFLLRNILLKRKKEK, encoded by the coding sequence GTGAAAAGTAGAATCATTAAATACAGCCTGGTAGCTTTAGCAATTCTTGTTGTTTTATTTTTGATTGTTTTATTGATAGGCTTAAAAACCGAGGAGAAGACGTCCCCAGCCCAACCACCCACTACCGAGAGCACGCTTGATTCACGTCTAGAAACAGCTTCAACACCTCAAGCAGAAGAAGCTATTGGCTCACAAAGCTACCAATCAACTGAAACACCCAACAAATCCGAGAACGGAAGCATTTCTGACCGGCTAATAATTAAAACTGGAGACCTTTCTCTCTTAGTGAAAGATACAGCCGAAGCTGTAGAAAAAGTAAAGGAATTAACCCAGGAAAAAGACGGCTTTGTGCTCTCAGCTCGAACTTACTTTACAGACGAAAAAGAGCAACACCTTAAGGGAATGATCAAAATAAAAGTACCCAGCAGTGTTTTTGAAGAGTCTATTAGGGAACTGAAAGAATTGGCTATAAAAGTAACCAGCGAACAAATACAAGGGGAGGATATTACCGAAGAATACACAGACTTAGAAAGCCGTCTACGCAACTTAGAAGCAGCAGAAGAGCAATTACTAGAGTTAATGGGAAGATCAGGAGATGTCAGCGATGTCTTAGAAGTACAAAGAGAGCTAACCCAAATCCGCCAGCAAATTGAAACTATAAAAGGGCGAATGGAGTATTTAGAAGAAAGTGCTGAAATGTCCACTATTACCGTTCACATTGCCACCCAAGAATCTGAACTACCAATAGTAGAAGAGGCTTGGAAACCAATACAAGTTGCCAAAAACGCACTTAGAAGCACTGTAACATTCTGGCAAAATGTTGGATCTGCCTTCATCTGGTTACTAGTATTTGGAGCACCCCTAGCCGCGTTAGCAGGAATAGGATTTCTCCTCCGAAACATTCTATTAAAAAGAAAGAAGGAAAAATAA